From a region of the Acanthochromis polyacanthus isolate Apoly-LR-REF ecotype Palm Island chromosome 3, KAUST_Apoly_ChrSc, whole genome shotgun sequence genome:
- the mogs gene encoding mannosyl-oligosaccharide glucosidase, which produces MGRQRKRVVTGEAASLPRKDEKPALFHRKEKKKKVDMGKVFINISIGLCIFSLIWFFYALYMRSILSKRVATLHSSPPVLDANSTSAKVSPERFWGSYRPQVYFGMKTRSPRSIVTGMMWMRQFSDFDMNLRHTCEQSDHLQGYGWLMHDGMTFGVQEIRDNNFTLTTEFVKRMGGDNGGDWTWRITAKQHSSAPYPPVISLMFYAATDTQGSLQAHVEERSRLASITGFSEELGNFKITFRKPVTGELSSAKYASYNYLQTVFTGLENLTEIVKHSLNRRFVYSPPSGEKRHYIAVDTYKPLHHQSQQKPADTRKEGDFVVHQVTVQMPFQIEVLFESGSFHSRPNQLVGSIMTQELEKRKAEFNAKFEKTFGLESKGFSQARIKFAKAALSNMLGGMGYFYGQSLVQSVYNEYPLLYPESALFTAVPSRSFFPRGFLWDEGFHQLLLSKWDPQVTRESIAHWIDLMNVEGWIPREQILGDEARSKVPGEFIIQRNENANPPTLFLALQELIEQLSLNPDKAASQPTLPFLRRLFPRLKTWFEWYNTTQTGPLPNSYRWRGRDKDTNLFLNPKTLTSGLDDYPRASHPSAEERHVDLHCWMTLSSGIMASIAQLIGEPHEDYKRSHDALSDNNLVNKLYWSEQLRAFSDFGNHTENVSLMREKVYVPPGQPRHQFPVARLVRSVRKNPKPQFVNAFGYVSLFPFLLHILQPDSPKLEHILQDMRDSNKLWTPYGLRSLSKADPLYMRRNTEHDAPYWRGPIWININYLAVRALHHYSKTEGPYKEKAAALHEELRTNIINNVYRQYVDTGYIWEQYNDITGRGQGSHPFTGWSALTVLMMAEQY; this is translated from the exons ATGGGCAGGCAGAGGAAGAGGGTGGTGACAGGTGAAGCTGCTAGCCTTCCAAGGAAAGATGAGAAGCCTGCCTTATTTCATCgcaaggagaagaaaaagaaagtggaCATGGGAAAAGTGTTCATCAACATCTCCATTGGTCTTTGCATATTCAGCCTTATCTGGTTCTTCTATGCCCTCTACATGAGATCCATCCTGTCCAAACGGGTGGCGACACTGCACTCGTCGCCTCCTGTCCTGGATGCCAACAGCACCAGTGCCAAGGTTTCACCAGAAAGGTTCTGGGGCTCGTACAGGCCTCAGGTCTACTTTGGAATGAAAACGAGAAGTCCCAGGTCAATTGTGACAG GCATGATGTGGATGCGACAGTTCTCTGACTTTGACATGAATCTAAGGCACACGTGTGAGCAGAGCGATCATTTGCAAGGCTATGGCTGGCTGATGCATGATGGGATGACCTTTGGTGTGCAAGAAATTCGAGACAACAACTTCACACTCACCACAGAGTTTGTAAAGAGGATGGGAGGAGATAATGGAGGAGACTGGACCTGGAGGATCACAGCCAAACAGCAT AGCTCTGCTCCCTACCCGCCAGTCATCTCCCTGATGTTTTACGCTGCAACAGACACCCAGGGCTCGCTGCAGGCTCACGTGGAGGAGAGAAGTCGCCTCGCTTCCATCACTGGTTTCTCAGAGGAACTTGGGAACTTTAAGATCACCTTTCGAAAGCCTGTGACTGGGGAATTGTCCAGCGCTAAATATGCCAG TTACAACTACCTTCAGACTGTCTTTACTGGCTTGGAGAACCTGACTGAAATAGTGAAGCACAGTCTGAACCGCAGGTTTGTCTACAGCCCTCCTTCTGGTGAGAAGAGGCATTACATTGCTGTAGACACCTACAAGCCGCTCCACCATCAAAGCCAACAGAAACCTGCTGACACAAGGAAAGAAGGTGACTTTGTGGTTCACCAGGTTACTGTCCAAATGCCATTCCAGATTGAAGTTTTGTTTGAGTCTGGAAGTTTCCACAGTCGCCCCAACCAACTGGTGGGCTCCATCATGACTCAGGAGCTGGAGAAGAGGAAAGCTGAGTTTAACGCAAAGTTTGAGAAAACCTTTGGGCTTGAGAGCAAAGGTTTCAGTCAGGCGCGTATTAAATTTGCCAAGGCAGCACTCAGCAACATGTTGGGTGGAATGGGTTACTTTTATGGCCAGTCATTGGTACAGTCAGTCTACAATGAATACCCACTCCTGTACCCAGAAAGTGCTTTATTCACTGCTGTCCCATCCCGGTCTTTCTTTCCCAGAGGATTCCTTTGGGATGAGGGCTTTCACCAGCTACTGCTGAGTAAGTGGGATCCCCAGGTAACAAGGGAGAGTATTGCCCACTGGATAGACCTGATGAATGTGGAGGGCTGGATTCCTCGCGAGCAGATTCTTGGTGATGAGGCTCGTAGTAAAGTCCCAGGTGAATTTATCATTCAGCGGAATGAGAATGCCAATCCACCTACTCTGTTCTTAGCTCTTCAGGAACTTATTGAACAGCTCTCCTTAAATCCAGACAAGGCAGCTTCGCAACCAACTTTGCCTTTCCTCCGGCGACTCTTCCCCAGGCTGAAAACCTGGTTTGAATGGtacaacaccacacagacaggGCCCCTACCCAACTCTTACCGGTGGCGTGGGCGCGACAAGGACACCAATCTGTTCCTCAATCCCAAGACCCTGACCTCTGGGCTGGATGACTACCCACGGGCCTCACACCCTTCAGCAGAAGAGCGACATGTTGATTTGCACTGCTGGATGACCTTGTCCTCAGGCATCATGGCTAGCATAGCTCAGCTCATAGGTGAGCCCCATGAGGACTACAAACGCTCACATGATGCGCTCAGCGACAACAACCTGGTCAACAAACTGTACTGGTCAGAGCAACTACGTGCTTTCAGTGACTTTGGCAACCACACAGAGAATGTATCTTTAATGCGAGAGAAGGTGTACGTACCTCCTGGACAGCCTCGTCATCAGTTCCCTGTGGCACGTCTTGTGCGTTCTGTCCGCAAGAACCCCAAGCCTCAGTTTGTCAATGCATTTGGTTATGTTAGCTTGTTCCCCTTCTTACTGCACATCCTCCAGCCTGACTCACCCAAACTGGAACATATCCTCCAAGACATGAGAGACTCCAACAAGCTGTGGACACCCTATGGCCTGCGTTCACTATCGAAGGCCGATCCCTTGTATATGAGGCGAAACACAGAACACGATGCCCCCTACTGGAGGGGACCAATATGGATTAACATCAACTACTTGGCAGTCAGAGCCCTCCACCATTATAGTAAGACAGAAGGGCCGTATAAAGAGAAGGCAGCTGCTCTTCATGAGGAACTCAGGACTAACATTATCAATAATGTTTATAGACAGTATGTTGATACAGGATATATCTGGGAACAGTACAACGACATCACTGGTAGGGGCCAAGGAAGCCACCCCTTCACTGGCTGGTCAGCCCTGACGGTATTAATGATGGCTGAGCAGTACTGA